In Paenibacillus protaetiae, the genomic stretch ACTTACCAGCTTGGACGGGTAAGCGACCGCAATCGCAACGATCGACTGCGCCGTCGGCAGCAGCAGTCCCGGCGTTGTGCGCTTGTCCAAATCCGGCTCTTCAAATCCCGATTCATACCCAAGCTCGCGGTGCCGGATGAGCCGCTGCTTCAGCTCTGTAAACGGAGCGGAGGAAGCGACCCCGATTTTATCAATGCCCAGCAGAGGAGCAGCCTCTTTCATTTCTTCCTTCAGTGCCGCCCAAAAACCGCCGCCCATGACGGGCATGGAAGCCGAATCAGCGCCTCCGCTCTGATGAAGTTGTTCTGCCATAGAATGCTCCCCTTCCTCACAAGGGCAAAAACGATGCCAAACCTTACAGCCGTTTAATCGCTTCGCGGGCCAGCTCGTCGCAGCGGTTGTTCCATTCGTTGTCGCTATGCCCTTTGACCTTGATATATTCCACTTGATGCTGGCTCATCACGTCGAGCAGCTTTTTCCACAAATCCTGGTTTTCGACCGGTTCCTTTTTGCTGTTTTTCCAGCCGTTCCTCTGCCAGCCGCGAATCCAGTTCTGCTGGAAGCAGTTCACCACATAAGCCGAATCGCTGTACACTTTAATGTTGCACGGCTCCTTCAGCAGAGACAGCGCCTCAATAACCGCCAATATTTCCATCCGGTTATTGGTCGTATGCTTCTCTCCGCCCGAAATCTCCTTTTTATGCTGGCCATAAAAAAGGACGGCCCCGTACCCGCCGGGACCCGGATTGCCTGAACATGCTCCGTCCGTATAGATCGTAACTTCCTTCATATTCCCCTCCATCACAGCATCGTCATTTGATTAAGCGGCCATACGATAAAATCGGCCTTTCCCTGAATCAATGCTTCCGGTACAGTGCCAAATACGCGGCTATCCTTGCTTGCCTGTGCGTGCCGATTGTCGCCCAGCACAAAATAGCTGCCCTTCTCGACGATATGAGGACCGTAATCATGCCCTTCAATTACCGTATCAATATAGGGCTCATTCACAAGCTGGCCGTTCCGGTACAGCTTTTTATTGTAAATTTCAATCTGGTCGCCGGGGACGCCGACTACCCGCTTCACCAGAAGCTCGGGTTTGCTCAGTCCCATCCGGACGTCCAGCGGATCTTTTATTATGATGACATCCCCGGCCTTCGGGCTGCGGGCTTTATACACCACTTTATTGACAAACAGCCATTCCTTGTCCCGCAGCGTCGGCTCCATCGAATGCCCTTCTACGGTGGACAAATTAAAAACAAACAAATGAAGCGCAAGCACAATAACAAAAGCAATGCCCGCTGTTTTTAACCATTCGAACAGTTCTTTTGGCCAATTTATTTTCGAAGAAGCAGGAGCTTCCGCCATTTGGTCATGCGGCCCTTCCAAATCGGACGTGTTCATGGTTTCACCCCGCGGCACCTTATAGATTAGACATCGTCAGCATGTGACTTGCCTCCATCATATCAATTCAAAGCCAAATAGAAAAGCATATCCATTCATGGAGCCGCGAGGCGTCCCATCGGATATGCCTAAATATATACAGCATTTATATTCTATACGTTAAACGAAATGTCGGCATCAGCCGGCGACGATGCTAAGCTTCTGAAAAGAACGAAAAAAATCAGTGGCTGCGTAACCAAGCGATTCATAAAGGGGCAAAATCGGCTCATTATGCTCGTCCGCTGTAATCATAATTTTCATAACATTGCGCTGTTCAAAGCGCTGGCGCAAAGACTGGATAAGCGCTTTGCCGATTCCTTGCCGCTGATGATGCGGATGAACCGCGATCCGATAATAATAACCTTTGTTATTATCAATCGTTCCGATCATGATGCCTACCACCTCGGATTCCTCGACAGCAACCAGAACGAGCTCGCTGTCCCATGACAACTGACGTGCAAAAGCTTCCATCGTTTGTTCGTAACACTCTTCAGAAAGAACCATCTCTAACAAGCCGGTAACAAGCTGATAATCAGATAATTGAAAGGAACGCACCTTCATTGATTTACACCTTCTATACCTTGTCATAGTGATGCCAGTTATGACTATTATACGACAATTTTTAACGAAACCCTGCTTAAATCTTTAAAATTCCTTAAAAAATTTAAAGAAATATGTAGTTTTCTCTTGAAAACGCTTTATTTTAAGCGCTTACAGTCGATTTTCTTGCCATTTTTCCGTTTTTGTTATGAAATTCGGCTTATCGGGTAATGGTATAAAAGAATGACAGTCCTGTCGTTTTGAATGCCGGGAGACATCCTTTTGCCTCTTTTAAACAAGGCCGGAGGGCATAGAATACTTTTGAAACGTAAATGTTGATTTATTCAGATGAATGAGAGATAATGGATTTGGATATTTTCATAAACCACATATGGAGGCTGATTAACTATGGCTCATCAACTACCTGCATTGCCATACGCCAATAATGCGCTCGAACCGCACATTGATGCGACTACGATGGAAATCCATCATGACCGCCATCACAATACTTACGTAACAAACCTGAATGCTGCTCTGGAATCCGCTCCTGAGCTGCAAGACAAATCCGTTGAAGAACTGCTTGCTAACAACCTGGCAATCGTTCCTGAAGCGATCCGCACAGCTGTCCGCAACAACGGCGGCGGCCATGCGAACCACAGCCTGTTCTGGGAAATCATCGGACCAAACGGCGGCGGCGCTCCTACTGGCGCTCTTGCTGCAGCAATCGAAAGCGAACTGGGCGGCTTCGACAAATTCAAAGAAGATTTCGCCAAAGCAGCTACAACCCGCTTCGGCAGCGGCTGGGCATGGCTTTCCGTGAAAGACGGCAAGCTGAAAGTATCGAGCCTGCCTAACCAAGACAGCCCGCTGATGGAAGGCGAAACGCCGATCCTTGGCCTGGATGTTTGGGAGCATGCTTACTACCTGAAATACCAAAACAAACGCCCTGACTACATCGCAGCGTTCTGGAACGTTGTAAACTGGGCTGAAGCAAACAAACGTTACGAAGCTGCTGTAAAATAACGTTTCGTTCCGTATTACAAAGGGATCGTCCCGCACCGCCGGTTGGCCGGTGCAGGGACGATCCTTTTTTTTGCGGCTTGCCGCAGCGCACAATGCGGGATGCACACCGCCGGGCATTCGCCGCATAGAATACTGCAGAATCTTCGCCCAAACTTACTGTGAAGGAGTGCAATCAAGCCGATGACATACATGAACGGCCAAACCGGCAAGCGGATGCAGTATATCCCGCCTTCCGTGCCCGCAGGCAGCGACTGCGGCTGCGGCGGACCGCGCCGCCGGACAGGTGCAGCCGCTTCAGCCGGACCAGGCTTGCAGCAGCAGCCGGCCTATGTTTCTGCGCCCGGACCATCCTACGCCGCTCCAGGCATGATGCCCGGAACGCCCTATCCCGCAAACGGCGGTTATCCGCCGCAAACAAGGCCGGTGTTCCCGATGCCGATCCCGTTCCCGGCGCCGCAGCTCCAAGGCCCGATTCCCGCCGCGCCTGTCACGGTGGAAATCGAAAGCGCTGCAGGGCAAAGCCAGAAATACCGCCTAGCCTACCGGCCAGGTCTTACGCTGATCGAATCGCTGCTGCAAACGGGCGCCGTCCAGCTTTCGCCCGGCGGTCAAATCGCTTCCGTTCATCAGCGGCCGGTTGAAGGGCAGTTTGACGCTGTCCTGACGCTAAACGGCGAGCAAATTCCGCTTTCCTTGCTTTATTTTCCGATTCATCCAAACGATACGGTGCGGCTGAATCTTGTGCCTTCCTTCCAGCCGGGTTATTATGCTCCCGGCGCCTTTAATCCCGGCTTTGAATAAAAAATGCCGGGATGTCTAACCCGGCAGCAGCTGCCGGAAAGCAGCAAAAGGTATCCCGCAGCCGCCCACCGGTCACCGGGATACCTTTTTCCTTGTCGTTTGAACCGATGAACCCGTCTGAACGGACAATGGGCTGCAAACGTTATTCAATCGCTTTCCCTTTGCCGCTGATCAGCTTGAGCTGGTCATTCTCATAGGCTACAACATACGTAACCTGATATTTGCTCAGCTTGTATTCGCCGTCCTTCCGTTCATCCACCGAAATTACGGCCGTTACGGTGGCGGAGTCCTTCGAGTCGCTTGTCACATACATATCGTCAATAACAACGTTGCGAGTCGACAAGTACCCTTGCCGGAAATCCTCGTAGCTTGTGCCTTCCTTCCAGTTGCCGCCAAGCAAAGAGTAGGCATAAACGTAATCGGCGCTGTTCAGGCTGTCGTAAAAATGCTTCACCAAATATTGGCTGTATTCCGTTATCGAAGCAGCCTGCTGCCCTTGTCCTTGCGTTTGCCCTTGAGACGCATTCGTATCGTCCTGGCCAGAGGCCGCAGTATCCGGCAGCGTCGCCATCGGCTGCTTGGACCAGCCTTCAGCCAAATCCAGCACATCCATAACCGGAATACTGAAGCCGATCATGCCTTCCTCGATGCCGGCGGAATTAATGCCGATCACGCCTCCGGTTGCTTTATCCACCAGCGGGCCGCCGCTGTTGCCTTTCGCAATGACTGCCGAGATCTGATACAAATCTTTGTAGCTGTACGGGTCGATTACAAAAGAGCGCCCGACACCGCTTATAATGCCCGTTGTGACGGTATTCTGAAAGCCCAGCGGGCTGCCGACCGCAATCACCTCATCGCCGACTTCCGCTTTCCGGTCGCGGATCACGGGCAGCGGCTGGACGCCTGCCAGCTCCTGCACCCGCACGACAGCAACGTCCGTCTCTTCGCTGATGCCGATCACTTTCCCTTGCAGCACGCGCGCATCCGCCGTTTTGACCGTGACATCCGTTGCTCCTGTTACGACATGAGCGTTTGTAATCAAATCGCCTTGGTCATTGTATAGAAATCCCGATCCTTGCATGCCGTCCGGCGTTTCAATTGTAACGACCAGCTTTTGTGTTTCATAAATAACGTCCTTCAGCGATTTAGGGCCGCTTTGCTCCGGCACCTCCGCCAGCAGCGGCTTCCCCTGCAGCTGCTTGGGCACTTCCATATGCACCACGCCTGCCGCGCCTGCCGCTGCGCAGATCATAACGGTACATAATGCGGCGCTTATCCATACCGATTTTCTCATTGTCCTTTTTCTCCCCAAGCAGCCATTAATCCAAATACCAGGTCGCGTGATCGACTACAACTTTTACATCGGACTGCTTGATGTCCGGCGAAGCCCATGTAAAAGTCATTTCATCACCCGGCTCTACATAATTAGGCGCAGCATCCGCCTCGCCAGCGGCAAGCAGCTCTCCTTCGAGGCTGGATACCGTAAACTGTACTTTAACCGTATAAATCGGCCTTGTAGCTGAATTTTTCAAATGGCCGGTTACGATCAGATTGCCGTTGTCATCAAGCGTCTGCTCCAGACGCACCACTTCCACGGCAGACGTATGATTGCGCAAATCTTCTTCCGCTGCAATTTGCATAGCGTGTTCTATCCGCGCCTGTTCGGCGTCTTCAAACTGCTGCTTCTGCTGCTTAATTTGCTCCTGCAGCTTTAGAAGCGGTTCATTGCCCGGCTCATAATCAAGGCCGGACTGAACAGCCGCCAGCGCTTCGGTAAATTTTTTGGCCGCCAGCAGGCTTGAGGCTTCCTTGTTGCTGACCGCTGCGATTTTATCCTTCAGCTTGGCCTGCAGCGCTTCCGCCGCTGCGCCCGTCAGCGGCTGCACTTCCTTATATTTGGCGGCAAGCGCGTCAACCGTATTCAAGGAATCCAGCTCATTTTCAGCCTTTTGCACTTCAAGCTTTACATTAAGCTGCTCCAGTTCGGCGCGGATCGGCTCAAACAACGTCCCTTCCTGCACGAGCAGCTTCGAGCGCAGCTGTTCCAGCTGAAGCTCCGCTTCGTTTAATGAGTTATTGTCCATTAAACCGCTGATTTGCTGCAAGCTGCTTTTATCCTGCAGCGCTTTTTGTACAGCTACGATATCTTGCTGCACCGCTTCATAAGCCGGGCGTTTGCTTGACGCCTGCTTCAGCAGCTTCATGGCGCTTTCGTAATCGCCGGCAAGGCCGGCCTGCTGCGCCTGCATATGCCACTCCCGCACTTCGCTGTTTACGTTGTCTTCGTGCACATAATAAGCAAATACCCCGCCGGCGGACAACACCAGCACGGCAAAAGGAATCAGTCCCCAAATGAGCCAGCCCGGGCTTTTTTTCCGCTCATCCGGCCGGACGGCCTGCACGCTGGAAGGCAGCAGGCCGCCTTCCCGATCCGGCACAGCGGACAAGCCGCTTTCAACGCCGGCTGCGGCTTCCTGCTGCTCCGGCCCCTGCTCCGGCTCCAAAGGCGCGCGGCCGTCCTCCGGCTGCAGCAGCCGGCCGCATTGGTTGCAATAAACAGCATCCTCGGGCTGCTTTTTCCCGCAATGATGGCAATACAAATCCGTTCAACCCCCGACGTTTCCCCATTGTCTGTTCTTACATTCAATTTATGATGAAGGAGGCTGATTATCCAGCCCCAATATTTGCCGAAATCCGCAAAATAAAAAAGAGCAATCCGAGGAGCGAGCCTCGTCTTACTCTTATCCATAATAGCACACTTGAATTTATTGATACATGATTTCCAGCCGAAGCCGGCCATCTTTTTCAAAATTTAGGAAATTAGTCCTTAACGCGCCTTATCCTTTAAGCTTTTCAGCCGTTTCATAACGTCATTTGCACCGCGGCCAAAATAATCATGCAGCGCCTGGTACTCTGCGTACAGCTTACGGTAGACCTCGACATTCGCCGGAATCGGCTTAAATGTATCTTCGCGTATACGGGCCATATGCTGCGCAGCTTCTACGATGGAATCGTAACCGCCGCTTGCCGCTCCGGCCGCTACCGCTCCAAACATAGCCGCTCCGACGGCCGGCGTCTGCCTGGAGGCTGCGACTTTAATTTCGAGGTTGGTCACATCCGCATAAATTTGCATGAGCAGCCGGTTTTTTTGCGGAAGCCCGCCGCAGGCGTACAGTTCATGGACCGGCACGCCGCTGCTGTTGAACGCTTCTACAATTGTGCGGGTGCCGAACGCCGTTGCTTCGAGCAATGCGCGGTATATCTCCCAAGGTTTCGTCTGCAAGGTCATACCGACAAGGATGCCCGTCAAATCGGTGTCCACCAGCACCGAACGGTTGCCGTTCCACCAGTCCAGCGCCAGAAGCCCGCTTTCCCCCGGCATCAGCTCCGATGCCTTGCGCTCCAGATAAGCGTGCACATGCACGCCTTCACGCTGCGCCGCCTCATGCACATAAGCCGGAACCGCTTCATCCACATACCATTCGAATATATCGCCTACCGCCGACTGGCCCGCTTCATACCCGTAATAACCCGGTATAATGCCGTCCTCCACGACGCCGCACATGCCTTCCACCCGCTTCTCTTCCGTGCCAAGCAGCATATGGCAGATAGACGTGCCCATCGCCATGACCATTTTGCCCGGCGTTACTACGCCAACGGCAGGCACTGCGGCATGCGCATCCACATTGCCGACCGCAACCGCCGTTCCAGCCGCCAGCCCCATCCGTGCCGCCAACACGGATGACAATCCGCCGGCTTTGGTGCCAAGCGGCATTACCTCGCCGCGAAGCTTGGTTTCCGCCAAGTTCTCGAGCCGGGGATCCAATGCGGCAAGAAAGCTCCGGCCCGGATAACCGTCCCGCTTATGCCAGATGGACTTGTAGCCCGCCGTACAGCTGTTGCGAAGCACATTCCCGCCGGTCATCTGGTTCACGACCCAATCCGTTGCTTCTATAAAATGGTCAGCGCTTTCATAAATGTCCGGCGCCTCATTTAAAATTTGCCATACCTTCGCCATCATCCATTCGGATGAAATTTTGCCGCCATACCGCGGCAGGAATCGCTCGCCCCGCTCCGCTGCAAGCTCATTAATGCGGTTCGCTTCCGCTTGAGCCGCATGATGCTTCCATAGCTTCACCCAGCTGTGCGGGTTATGCTTATACGCATCCAGCAGGCACAGCGGCGTACCGCTGCCGTCCACCGGCAGCATGGTGCAGGCTGTAAAGTCGATGCCGATGCCGATGACAGCCTCCGGCGTCACGCCTGATAACTTCATCACCGCCGGCACCGAATGGGTTAACACTTCAATATAATCAAGCGGATGCTGCAGCGCCCAGTCGGATTCCAGCTTTACCCCGCCGCCTGGCAGTTCCTCATCCATAACGCCGTGCCGGTAAGGCGTTACATGTTCCGCAACTTCCGCCCCGTCAGCCAAATCGACCAATACCGCACGCCCCGACTGTGTGCCGTAATCTATGCCAATTGCATATGTTTTGCTCAAAAAATGCCGCCTCCCCCGCGTTTCATTCGCCGTTACCCGATTTGCCCGTAATAGGCGTTTGCTCCATGCTTCCGCAAATAATGGCGGTCCAGCAGCTGCTGATCCATCGGCTGCAGGCCGGGATTAATCTGGTACGAATGCCAGTTCATCTTGGCCACTTCCTCAAGCACTACCGCATGATGAATCGCTTGATGCGGATCCTTGCCCCAACAGAACGGCGCATGGCTGTATACAAGCACAGACGGTACCTGATTCGGATCAATACCGTTTTTGTCGAACGTCTCGATGATGACATTGCCGGTCTCCAGCTCGTAAGAGCCTTGGATTTCCTCTCTTGTAAGCGGACGCGTGCAGGGCACTTCGCCGTAAAAATAATCGCCTTGCGTCGTGCCAAGCGCCTTAATGCCCTGCCCCGCCTGCGCCCAACTGGTAGCCCAAGGCGAATGCGTATGGACGATGCCGCCGATATTCTTGAACTTCTCGTATAATACCAGATGGGTTGGCGTATCGGATGACGGGCGCAAATCGCCGTCAATCACCGTTCCTTGTAAATTGACGACAACCATATGCTCCGGCTTCATTTCCTCATAAGGCACGCCGCTTGGCTTAATGACCACAAGCCCGCTTTCCCGGTCGATGCCGCTTACGTTCCCCCATGTAAACGTCACCAGGCCGTATTTGGGCAGGTCCATATTGGCTTCCCATACCGATTGCTTTAAAGCTTCCAGCATACGCCGCTTCGCTCCTTTTGCACATTGCCCGGACCATTCTCCGCAACGTTGTCTGCCGAAGTAGTTCGGACAACTTATAGTTTAGGGTTCTGCCCTTATTATAAGTTGTACGTACAAGTGTGTCACGCCTTTTTTGACAGGAGCGGCGTCGCCCGGCCTTTAAAGCTGCATCGGCTGCCGAGGGGGCTGCGTAGATTCCCGGACGACTAGCGACGGCGCGTAAATTTTGTCCGGCATGATTCGCTCGCCCGGCTGCCGCTGGGCAAGCTTCATCAGCATATCGACCGCATCGGCGCCCATTTCGCTTTTAGGGTGGGTAAGCGTGGTCAACTTCACTTCCGTCGCCGTCGCAAGGCTGGAATCGTCAAAGCCGACGATGGACAAATGCTCCGGCACCTGCAGTCCCGATCTGCGGATGACATCCAGCATCAGCACCGCCAGTTCGTCATTGTAGCAGATTACAGCCGTAGGGCGCTGCGCATGCTCCCGGTCCAGCATGTCCGCCAGCATGCTTTGCGGCCGGGTATATTTCTCCTCCGTCGTATACCGGACCAGGTTATCCGGCTGGACCGCCATGCGGTGCTCGCGGAGCGCGCGCAAAAATCCGCGCATCCGGTGGACGCCCTGGAAATCGTCGGTTTTGAAAAAACCGGCGATCTGCGTATGGCCCAGCTCCAGCAAATGCTGCGCCGCCAAATAGCCGCCAAGCTCGTCGTCTATGCGGAGCACCGGGGCATCCACGTCGCTGTACCGTTCATTCAGCATCACATATGGAATTTGCTGTGCGTCCAGCGTCAGGAACAGATCAAAATTGGTGTCGCCTTCGGCGCTTTTGGTCGGCTCGATAATCAGTCCGGTAAGCGGCTCGCGCAGCATCGAAGCAAGGCTTTCCCGCTCCTTCGCTTTCTCATTGTCTGTGCTGGCCAGCAGCAGCTTCGCCCCTTGCTGCCGCAGGGTGGATTCGACTCCCCGCACAATGGCCGGAAATATGTAATCCGATATATGGGTGGTAATCAGGCCGACCGTCATGCCGCCTGCTCCATCGCCGGATCGTTCGGGCAGAGGCGCATGGCCGGACACAAACGTCCCTTTGCCTTGCACCCTGTAGAGCCGGCCCTCCTGCTCCAGATCGCCAAGCGCCTGGCGGACGGTCTGGCGGCTCATTTCAAACTGCGCCGCAATCTCGTTTTCCGACGGCAGCCGGTCATGCGGCTTATATTCGCGCGCCGCAATCCACGACATAATTTCTTGCTTCAGCTGTATATATTTAGGCGGAATTTGCTCTTTCAACAGTACACCTCATTAATCATCAATTTGCACAAGTAGTATAGCATACGCCAAACTTGTACGTACATATAACGCACACAAGTCCATCCTGTACACAAAAAGCACCCGAACCGCCAGTTTCAGCGCGCCGGGTGCTTCTGATTGAATGGTCCGCAGCCGCTTTGCCTTGCAGGCACCAGACCGGTTACTTCAGCTTGTTGCGCAAAAACTGGCGCACCGCGTCGGACAAATCTTCGCGCTCCAGCGCAAAGTCGATCGTCGCCTGCACGAAGCCAAGCTTATCGCCTACATCATAACGCATGCCGTCAAACGGATAGGCCACAAGAGGCTGCTGCTCCAGCAGGCGCTGCAAGCTGTCCGTCAATTGGATTTCGCCCGCCTTGCCCGGCGACGCCTTCTCCAGCAAATCAAAAATAGCCGGATGAAGCACGTAACGTCCCACCACTGCGCTGTTGGAAGGCGCTTGCCCCGGCAGCGGCTTCTCTACAAGCTGCGTAATTCTGCCGCCCCGCTGGCCGCCTTCAATCGCCGCAATGCCGTATTTGTGCGTCTGGTCCCAAGGCACTTCCATAACGGCTACGACGGATGCCTGTTCCCGCTCATAAATATCAATCATCTGTTTCAAGCAGGGCGGATCGGATTTCAAAATATCGTCGCCCAGCAACACGGCAAACGGTTCGTTGCCGATGAAACGCCTTGCGCACATGACTGCATGCCCAAGCCCCAGCGGCTCTTTTTGCCGGACATAATAAATATCCGCAAGCCGGGAAATGCTTTGCACCGTCTTCAGCAGCTCCTCATTGCCGCGCGCTTCCAGCTCGGCCTCCAGCTCATACGATTTGTCAAAATGGTCCTCAATCGCCCGCTTATGCCGGCCGCTCACAATGACAATGCTTTCAATGCCCGATTTCACAGCTTCTTCTACAATATATTGGATCGCAGGCGTATCAATAATGGGCAGCATTTCCTTTGGCTGTGCTTTCGTTGCGGGCAAAAAACGCGTACCCATACCTCCCGCCGGTATGATAGCCTTGCGAATCGATGATTGCGCCACGCTTCATTCTCTCCTTCCAAACCTTGCTAACCGCTTCCCTTATCTTAACCCTATTGAAGCGCCCATACAACTGCCTTTAGGCGTGGCCGGCTTTGACAGGAAGCGTGATGACAAAAGAAGCGCCCCCTTGGCTCGCCTCCGCTTCGATGGTGCCGTTATGGTTCTCCACGATTTTCCGGGCGATAGACAAGCCTAAACCGCTTCCTCCGGCGCTCCGGTCACGCGAGCGGTCCGCTTTGTAGAACCGCTCGAATATACGCTCGCGATCCTCTTCCGAAATGCCGATCCCCGTATCCGTCACGCGGACAACCGCATAGCCGTTTTTCTCCTGCAGCTGGAACGAGATCATGCCTTCCTCCGGCGTGAATTTCATGCTGTTCGCCAGCAAAATGACCCACACCTGATTCAGCTGGTCGCTGTCGGCCATAATCGTGGTTTCCTCCATCCGCAGCTCGACCGTCAGCCTTTTTGCCAGCCACTGCGGCTCAAACGTAAGCACCACGTCCCGCAGCTGCCGGTCGAGCCGGTAGCTGCTTGGCGTAAACGGCGTCTGGTTGGAATCCAGCGAGGCCAGCTTCAGCAAGTTTTCGCTTAACCGCGACAGGCGGCTGCTTTCCTGCTTAATGATGCCCACATAATGATCCCGTTCTTCGCGGGTAAGCAAATCGCTGCGAAGCGCCTCCGCAAAGCCGCCGATCGAAGTAAGCGGGGATTGGATTTCATGCGATACGTTGGAGACGAAGTCCTGCCGCATCATGTCCTGGCGGGAGAGGTTAAACGCCATCCGGTTAATGCTGTCGGCCAGCTCACCCAGCTCATCCCTCCGGTGCATCGGCAGCCTGGCGCTGTAATCCCCTTTGGAAATCCGTGTCGTAACGGCTCTCATCATCTTCAGCGGTTTCACCAAATAACGGGTTACAATTAATATTAATATCCCCCGGCTATTAATATGGTGAACAATATCGAATACGTATTGCGCTGGAAGCTGCGGAATTCCGGCTGATAGGACGGCATCATAAACACAGCCCACTGCATGCCGCCAAATCTGGCTCCGTGCCCGATTGCAACAGAACGCGGAGCGCCTATCCCGGCTTTTTCCATCTCAATCCGCTCCGTCCTGCCGTTAAATACATGTTGCAGCTGGGCCGCAGTGAGCCGGGAGACGATGCCTTCGCTGCGCGGCCCTGCCGCGATGTATTGGCCGTTCGGGGCAACGGCAACGATCGACAGCCCCTGCATCATCGCCGTTTCCTGCAGCAGCATCGGCAATGCCCGCGGCGCGGATACATTGTACAGCCGCTCGACGGATTCTAATGTGTTGAACAAACGATTTTCCATCTGATCGGAATTGTTTTTGCGGAACAATGAATTAGCCATCAGGAACGAGATGCCCATACTTAATAGTACAATGAGCAGAAAGCTGGCTGTAATCCGGACATATAAGCTGCGCATTTAC encodes the following:
- a CDS encoding S1C family serine protease — encoded protein: MRKSVWISAALCTVMICAAAGAAGVVHMEVPKQLQGKPLLAEVPEQSGPKSLKDVIYETQKLVVTIETPDGMQGSGFLYNDQGDLITNAHVVTGATDVTVKTADARVLQGKVIGISEETDVAVVRVQELAGVQPLPVIRDRKAEVGDEVIAVGSPLGFQNTVTTGIISGVGRSFVIDPYSYKDLYQISAVIAKGNSGGPLVDKATGGVIGINSAGIEEGMIGFSIPVMDVLDLAEGWSKQPMATLPDTAASGQDDTNASQGQTQGQGQQAASITEYSQYLVKHFYDSLNSADYVYAYSLLGGNWKEGTSYEDFRQGYLSTRNVVIDDMYVTSDSKDSATVTAVISVDERKDGEYKLSKYQVTYVVAYENDQLKLISGKGKAIE
- the araD gene encoding L-ribulose-5-phosphate 4-epimerase, with translation MLEALKQSVWEANMDLPKYGLVTFTWGNVSGIDRESGLVVIKPSGVPYEEMKPEHMVVVNLQGTVIDGDLRPSSDTPTHLVLYEKFKNIGGIVHTHSPWATSWAQAGQGIKALGTTQGDYFYGEVPCTRPLTREEIQGSYELETGNVIIETFDKNGIDPNQVPSVLVYSHAPFCWGKDPHQAIHHAVVLEEVAKMNWHSYQINPGLQPMDQQLLDRHYLRKHGANAYYGQIG
- a CDS encoding zinc-ribbon domain-containing protein, which produces MYCHHCGKKQPEDAVYCNQCGRLLQPEDGRAPLEPEQGPEQQEAAAGVESGLSAVPDREGGLLPSSVQAVRPDERKKSPGWLIWGLIPFAVLVLSAGGVFAYYVHEDNVNSEVREWHMQAQQAGLAGDYESAMKLLKQASSKRPAYEAVQQDIVAVQKALQDKSSLQQISGLMDNNSLNEAELQLEQLRSKLLVQEGTLFEPIRAELEQLNVKLEVQKAENELDSLNTVDALAAKYKEVQPLTGAAAEALQAKLKDKIAAVSNKEASSLLAAKKFTEALAAVQSGLDYEPGNEPLLKLQEQIKQQKQQFEDAEQARIEHAMQIAAEEDLRNHTSAVEVVRLEQTLDDNGNLIVTGHLKNSATRPIYTVKVQFTVSSLEGELLAAGEADAAPNYVEPGDEMTFTWASPDIKQSDVKVVVDHATWYLD
- a CDS encoding superoxide dismutase, which translates into the protein MAHQLPALPYANNALEPHIDATTMEIHHDRHHNTYVTNLNAALESAPELQDKSVEELLANNLAIVPEAIRTAVRNNGGGHANHSLFWEIIGPNGGGAPTGALAAAIESELGGFDKFKEDFAKAATTRFGSGWAWLSVKDGKLKVSSLPNQDSPLMEGETPILGLDVWEHAYYLKYQNKRPDYIAAFWNVVNWAEANKRYEAAVK
- a CDS encoding GntR family transcriptional regulator, which gives rise to MKEQIPPKYIQLKQEIMSWIAAREYKPHDRLPSENEIAAQFEMSRQTVRQALGDLEQEGRLYRVQGKGTFVSGHAPLPERSGDGAGGMTVGLITTHISDYIFPAIVRGVESTLRQQGAKLLLASTDNEKAKERESLASMLREPLTGLIIEPTKSAEGDTNFDLFLTLDAQQIPYVMLNERYSDVDAPVLRIDDELGGYLAAQHLLELGHTQIAGFFKTDDFQGVHRMRGFLRALREHRMAVQPDNLVRYTTEEKYTRPQSMLADMLDREHAQRPTAVICYNDELAVLMLDVIRRSGLQVPEHLSIVGFDDSSLATATEVKLTTLTHPKSEMGADAVDMLMKLAQRQPGERIMPDKIYAPSLVVRESTQPPRQPMQL
- a CDS encoding ribulokinase translates to MSKTYAIGIDYGTQSGRAVLVDLADGAEVAEHVTPYRHGVMDEELPGGGVKLESDWALQHPLDYIEVLTHSVPAVMKLSGVTPEAVIGIGIDFTACTMLPVDGSGTPLCLLDAYKHNPHSWVKLWKHHAAQAEANRINELAAERGERFLPRYGGKISSEWMMAKVWQILNEAPDIYESADHFIEATDWVVNQMTGGNVLRNSCTAGYKSIWHKRDGYPGRSFLAALDPRLENLAETKLRGEVMPLGTKAGGLSSVLAARMGLAAGTAVAVGNVDAHAAVPAVGVVTPGKMVMAMGTSICHMLLGTEEKRVEGMCGVVEDGIIPGYYGYEAGQSAVGDIFEWYVDEAVPAYVHEAAQREGVHVHAYLERKASELMPGESGLLALDWWNGNRSVLVDTDLTGILVGMTLQTKPWEIYRALLEATAFGTRTIVEAFNSSGVPVHELYACGGLPQKNRLLMQIYADVTNLEIKVAASRQTPAVGAAMFGAVAAGAASGGYDSIVEAAQHMARIREDTFKPIPANVEVYRKLYAEYQALHDYFGRGANDVMKRLKSLKDKAR
- a CDS encoding GNAT family N-acetyltransferase, with amino-acid sequence MKVRSFQLSDYQLVTGLLEMVLSEECYEQTMEAFARQLSWDSELVLVAVEESEVVGIMIGTIDNNKGYYYRIAVHPHHQRQGIGKALIQSLRQRFEQRNVMKIMITADEHNEPILPLYESLGYAATDFFRSFQKLSIVAG
- the lepB gene encoding signal peptidase I, producing the protein MNTSDLEGPHDQMAEAPASSKINWPKELFEWLKTAGIAFVIVLALHLFVFNLSTVEGHSMEPTLRDKEWLFVNKVVYKARSPKAGDVIIIKDPLDVRMGLSKPELLVKRVVGVPGDQIEIYNKKLYRNGQLVNEPYIDTVIEGHDYGPHIVEKGSYFVLGDNRHAQASKDSRVFGTVPEALIQGKADFIVWPLNQMTML
- the rnhA gene encoding ribonuclease HI codes for the protein MKEVTIYTDGACSGNPGPGGYGAVLFYGQHKKEISGGEKHTTNNRMEILAVIEALSLLKEPCNIKVYSDSAYVVNCFQQNWIRGWQRNGWKNSKKEPVENQDLWKKLLDVMSQHQVEYIKVKGHSDNEWNNRCDELAREAIKRL